From Gossypium raimondii isolate GPD5lz chromosome 11, ASM2569854v1, whole genome shotgun sequence:
ttttagtatgattagaactctaatcttagcctatttaaagaGGACATTGTATCCCTATTTTGAGACACCAATCAGTAAGGGTTTTTCTTGAGGGAGGTAAGATGTAGTTGCATATGAGTTTTAGTGAGAGTTTAGTGGTAATTATGGAGATAATTTTGTTCGCAAGTCAGGACTTTATTTTTGGGGTTTGGGATTGTACAATTAGTacaattagatttattttctccatattgtactctcatttgtttactcatttagtgaaaagtgTATACCTCCTTTGCCTAtgattttgttggaaaatcgggtttggaaaacgcaacgaaaaataagtttgagaaaaaatcatagttttaaatttcttttccaaaaaaaaagaacttggttgtgatatgtaaagtaataaacatttaattaaaattgtaccttttcgattcgtctaggatgaatgcttcgaccaagtagtcttctccactatcctcaagctcacgtatgccaagtgtgggctcgcttcgaatcagaaaatttttcacaaaaattactaatggggtaattttgtaatttctttaaactttagggtcaagttgtaaataagaaaaatatctctaaaaattctaaaataatttctttagagaattttgtctctacaactttctcttgaattcaagtgtgtgaaaaataatgacctAAGCTCTCTTTATATAAGGAAAGTTTAGAGAGTCccatgattaaatttaatcactttaatattaaatctattaaattaatagaatatttatctacaaaaaatattaaattaaatttaatgtcaaGATAATAActtcaatattaaattaataaaatactatcaagacaagtattaaattaattttaatattaaatttattaaaatattattatttttgaattagttaatctgaaatcaaattattcGGTAGAGTCTCAGTAAGAGTGTGATTCCTCTATTGCTCAACCGCCGAAGGACCACCCGCCAACCATCGAAATGTCGCCGGCACCATCGTGTCTGATGGTGCCATCGCAGGTGTGACAGCCTCACGACACCCTCAAGCTAACTTGGTTCGGGCCTATGACGACACAACTAGTTCGGTCCTACCATCGGTTGGATCGTCAGCCTAGTTTCATATACCAGACCCGGTTCAACTAGTTTTTGGGAATCAATCTCAGTTTTGAgttctcaggtccaattttcaaattcaattacctATTGGTTCAATTGTTTAACTTGAAAttaattgtctgacttgaaaattaatttccaaaaatatcatattattttaattaattttatttgtaatacccaattattGTCCGGACCCAACTAAGCCTAAGGCCCAAACCCATTACAAGCCCAAGTCATTAACCCAAATCCCTAGCCTAACCAGCAGAGAGCCTTGACGCCACCATCGCCCTATCAAGAATCGCCCACGTTCTTCCCTCGCAACAACATCCCACGCCTCAAGAACCTCCAGTAGCAGTGCATGCCCCACGTCGCAGCAATTCCTATACACGCATGTACCGCAATAAAAAGAACCATGAGCAGCAAGCAAAATGGGGGGGATAGCAAGTTGTAAAAAAGATTTAGGGGGCTATATAAAAGGGAAATCGATCTGTAAAATGAAGGGgggttagaaaattttttgtactgaaatcaaaaagaaaatatacagaaaaatatttttgaaggtgggatttggttttatttttctctgTTCCTTtactgtttttaaaaaaaaaattattttagttcttttcttttgcttctaaaaaacaacaaataaacaaaacgaGGAAGAGAGTAAAGGGAACTTACCGGTGTGACGTCGTTGAAACTCCTTTGTTTCATCGCCATAGGAGCAAAGGAGGGCAGAAGGAGAGCATTACGGCGCAAtgtcaaagaaagaaagaaactgttctttttagggtttaaaaaggGGTTTTTGTTTGATTTCAAGTTGATGGGTTATTTATGATTTAGGCCCTTCATTTCTTTATGGTTTTCACAATcactgttttttttattattattttcaaatttttcctgTTTTCGTTTTGTCGAAACcgctttttgaaaacaaaaatttagttgtcgactttaaaaaacgaaactggagtcgccaccgatcctttattaaggtgtaatcggcccaccttaaaaacaattttggtctgcgaaatttgagaaacaggctcgggagtcagttacccacgaggaaggattagcaccctcgtaacgcccaaaattggtaccaaattgattttttttaatgccttggcgtcgaaaatttgaaaagattttaaaaggaactttttatttcatgaacgaattaaaataataagacattcctatttcaaagaaataaaacacccacccagtgagttagggcacaatgtttttaaatcttcaaaatatccgaacattgccttttgcttttgaaaattcttatctCGAGAATataaatgtcatgaccagtaagttaggacccaacattttaaattcccgagaataagtttttatttaaaatttttgaatttattgcaaaGTGGATACTTAGcgttctaaattcatcgaaaaataaccgcgatccagtaagttaggacacgacctttctcgagaatcatgaatgccaaatattcaGAAAATAAGAACGATTTCAATGTTTTGATGAAACCCAATGtatattttccttaaaaagTATTGTAAAATGCTAATGTACACATAAAACCAAAACtttaactttaaattatatgtatatatgtattttcaaaatataagtatgatacataaataaattttgaaaacatgtatatgcatatatttaaacAAGTACATATAAGTatacaaaaataagaaatgaatgaaatatataaaacaaaacaacaaaaaaaaacttattataatttctaagaaaatatgtatgtatatatatgaaaataaatatatatatatatatatatgtgtatatatttacaaggaaaaacaaaaaaaatataatatataaataaactacgaaaatgtatacatgtatatgaaaatgtgtatgaattataaaatggaAGAATGTATacgtattataaaatgtaaatgtatatatatatatatatatatatatatttgtatatataaactatatataaaaactaagaagataatataataataaaatatataaaatatgtgtacgtgaatcaataaaataaaatataaaattatatatatatatatatatatatttacaaagtaaaaaaagaaatgtgtaagtatgtataaaatatgagtatgtgaaaaaaagaaagtttaaaaATGTGTGaatggaataataataataataatgttaacaataataacaataaataaaataaaataagggtaTAGCATAATTatgataagaaattaaaatggattgaattgaattaaaaacgAAAGAAATGGGCGactttagaataaatttaaaaagaaaggacCCAATTGAATGCGCGCGTGACATCGGAGGACCAAAAGGGGAATTATCCCGTCCTTCCAAAACGCAGCACAACGGGGGACCCAATCGAAACAGAAGTAAAATATGCGGCCTAATTTctgaaataagaaaaaggatttaattgaaaggCGTTGCAAAAAAGGAAGGATCAATTGCGCAATTTTCCCACCTGACGTCAGagcgcgcggatcctccccttcgggtcgggtcaccgcatGTGGTCAGCCTGGGAAAACAATactgcttttaattttgttataaaatcaacattttttataaaaaacattttCGCCATGTTTAAAAAACTCATGAACCCTAGCCTCCTCTCGCTAGGGTTCCCACGTCACTTTCCCCACCGCCGTCACAGATTTCGACTCTCCGATTGCGATGGTGATGACGACGATCCGGCGACTTTGGCGAAAGGTACgtttccccttttctttctttgaattttttaaaagcgagaataaaaaataaaataaaaaaacaagagaaaaagggaaaaaaaatgagaatgatGAACACCTTCtctttttgatttttggttCTCTCCTTGTTTACATATTGAAGTtggccttttatagccgaaaatagaaaacaaaaataaatctaaaaaacgAAATCTCTTATGTTATCCCTATTTCGTTGCGGTTGGTTTTTGTTTGCTGTTGCAGGTGCGATGCGCAAGGCATGGCGCTCGTGGAGGAGCGGCGCACGTGGAGGCGCAAATTGCGCGGAGGGAGGCTTCTGGCCCCGAGTCGTGCGGCGGTTGGGGTTGCTTGGCTACGGCGCTAGGAGTTGTGCTGAAGGTTCTAGGGTTTTTTAGTGTTGGGCTGGTTTGGTTATTGTTTGGGTAATTGGGcttgagttttaattttgttgggcCTGTATTGGTTTAGGCCCGGGCAATAACTGGGCTCTACACGTTTAATCCAATGTTGCGCATTGCTGTGCAGTGTTTTTTTTGGGTAATTTACTCCTTCAGTCCTTCCCCTGTTGCGCATGTTTTGAATTActcattttcttgtttttattttcaaatccagttctcaaattttgttgttttttttagtttaatccttaatttgctattttggttttttttatatattacattattattactgtattattattagtttattatcattatattatatatttttattattatacttaccgcatatgcatattaacacatgttttttatttcttaaacgttttaaatatatactatatacatatcatatattttattattattttatttttcttagctttatattcatatgtatgcgtatatattttataatatttatatttttatatcttatgatccaaaaataaatatttttataatatgtatacatatatacctACATTATTccatacttttataaatatatctgttaaacttttttttatatatatacatatatatgtcaatatttttataattactaaatattatgcttatattttagttttataaactttatatatatatatatatttatttattatgtttattatttttgtatacatgtatatatatatgcatcaataTCTTatcatactttttaaaaataaatattttgattttatcaaaacattaaaattattttttatgattcaaaggttttcaaaataaaaacgatattcaaagttagggattttcgaggaaaattgagccctaacgtattgggttccgattttctttgttaattccaaatgaccgagaatattcgttatttaaaatataaacaaaaatcattttcgggaatttaatatgttatgtcctaacgcattgggcatgacatattgctttctcgaaatgaagattttctttaaaaaaattaatgaaaaaacgATATTCAAATtcggggattttgagaaattgtaccctaacgtattgggtctcaatttcttcacatgacttgaataattgattatccttttcagatttcaaaatttgagttcaacaaaatctttttaattttcgacactaagacattaaataatcaatttggtaccgatttttgggcgttacgagggtgctaacccttcctcgtgcgtaactgactcccgaacctgttttcttaaatttcgCAGGCCAAAATTGCTTTTaaggtgaaccgatcacacctcaatcaaggatcggtggcgactccaattttcgtttttaaattcgacaactaaatttttgttttcaaaaaaacggtttcgacattattaatttaattttacttgatcaaaattaattttccaaaaatcacttagattttttgaattaatttttcaagaaaagtctttaatcaaattctctagttaaaCAATTCTCACGAtagcctaatttaatttcatatcgaaaaaatcaactcaattaagttatttccaaagtcgtagaattttcttctaatttaaaTGCAgttcgatcgagcttttgttgaacTAGCAGAGGGGCCAAtcgaacatatataattaggcttTAGTAATTGTAATTATGTCCAAAAGCATCATtctgataattcgcaattacttaatcatggagtcagtccataagaagtaccatgattgaaaactccttataatatactctttatgaaagcaattcattcaaactactttgtccaatgaccttgtcatgtgtgtgttaccctcatatgatatcattgattcttttgagttaaatctgttcactcaatacaatcctattttatctcattgtcaccagtgtgtattcttaatgattaatattatcactgtcaacaaatgactgtaaTAAATTCCTTGTTCAAGAACGAGCAACCCATggccacattccatatttatcactTCACACAATGCCAATTAGAAGATATCGTTCactctttaatcgagctatgagttccattgttgctagtaaagccataccatacacaagtcatgtatcCAACATACTGagtatgggctcgatcatctttagagtataagcctccacttatatcaaatcACATGAGTTACATAGGCATGGTCAATGattaactcaagatttaggtaaatcacatcatgatcgtcacaagtgaattaactCACAAAcggatttagaattaattcatcttgggtccaatccaatgtatcattctttcaatgaatacatctatgtctctacccatgGAATCAACTGctctgatagccaagactagtcatcttcCTAATTGAAATTGTAGAGAACATAGTAATCCTTCTAAGTAGATTAcggactcgtttagattatctactaaagtaagttgtctttctcacaatgtaaatattcttatagtgccacttatcattagtttgaacttagacaatcaatgagctaatatttgttcaTCACAATTTCGCTATACATGTAAAACATGCAAGATAGAAACACAAAATACATAATAGTGAATGTTAAATtagctttatttatttgtttattgttcaaatacataaaaaataattacatgtttactacaatatgggcacattttcCAATAGGTTTTTCCCTCTTTGAtggttttccacgtaaaatatttgtgttcgttCTTCTCTACTTTTACTATGTCGTTGTTTATACAGTTCGATTCCTAACAAACTGGTATTAGAGCCTGATTCAGCTTTCATAGATTGACTTATTCGgtgaaacaataataattttggatatCGAGAAATTCGATGGATCCACAAATTTTAGTTTCTGGCAATTTCGGATAATTACAGAGGTAGCTAATGTGGATGAGAACAATGATGATGATTCGTTGTTCTCCACATAATCTGGTGAAGGTGGAGTCATGTCAGATGTCAGGCATGTGCCTGATTTAAAGAATAATATAATCCTCTTTTAGTCTTTAGGACTCGAATGGTTCACAAAGTGTTTGACGTAAGGTTGGTCGTAGAGGGTGATAGTCAGGTAGAGAGAGTTGATGTTTTCTCTCTTGTTTGGATATTACTGGTCCTTATTACATTATACAACTTTGATTTGAAAACTAGGAGTCTTTCAGTTTACAAGTTTAAGCACTACTCGAGCTTGTTTGGtattctgaaaattttgattttggctCTTGACGGGGCATGAAAAAAGAGGCATGATAAATACGattcaaggtggagatttgtgaGGTGCGCCTCACATTTATCGGATACGTTGTAGACACCTTAGACGAGAACCAATGAGCAACCAAAGAAGGGACAAAACAAGCCCGACATTGAGACGAGGAGTGTTGGCTCATCAGGACAACGTGATGGACGATGTCGTGACAAGGCGAATGAGATGTTGCGACGTCACGACATATGATCCTATTTGGCAGCTGCATTTTAGACTTCAAGTAGGACTTTTTCTCCTAGTTAGACTCTGATTATTCCAGGGGTATTTTGTATAATTAGAACTATAATCTTAGCCCATTTAAAGGAGTCATTATATCCCTATTTTGATAAGCCAATCAATAAAGGTTTTTCTTAAGGGTGACAAGATGTAGTCATAtatgagttttggtgagagtttcGTGGTAATTatggagagaattttgttcTCGAGTTAGGACTTTATTTTCGGGGTTTAGGATTGTATGTTTAGtacatttaagtttattttctctatattgtactttaatttgtttacaCATTTAGTGAAAAGTTGATACCTCCTTTGCTCGTGATTTTTTCCTCTTTGAaggttttccacgtaaaatatttgtgttcgttCTTCTCCACTTTTACTATCTTGTTATTTATAtgggtcgatccccaacaagtTTCAAGTTTCATTTGTGATATCTTGACAATTGAGAGTTGAAACTTTGGGTTAAAAGGTACAAATGAAAATTCAAAGGAGGATTTTGGAGTTTTAACTTGAGTAAAAAGGATCACTAAAActcttttcttaattatttgttgttgttgttgttgttgttgcatctattgtttagatttttatgtttgcGATTCAATAATGGTGTGATTGTATTAATTGTGATTGGGTAATATTGAGATCTAttgattaattgtgtttttttgaatgttttgcTAGAGCTTGATTAAGTGGTTGAGCTTGCTAATACTAAGTCAATTTATTACCTATTTGGTATAATTCATTGAGGTATATGAgagatcaaattaattaattatctctcTCATCTGTATCGAAAATGTTAACAATTGCATAGCCTACAAGTGAGAGTCGTGTTAGGGAGGAAACTGGAAAGATTTGGCTTAACTAATCTAGAGAGATGGGATATAGTTCGATAGATTAGTTGAGATTCTTAGAAAGCCATAGATGCTTATAGTCCAAAGTTATCTAGTTTAATAGAGTTCCTTCCATTTCATTATTACTTGACAACAGTCCTAGTGAAATTTAAGGGTATTTAGGTTGAATGAACTTAGATAACTCAAATATAGGTAAAAAATCCTTAATTCATACTTAAAAAGGTACATCTCAAGACGACAAATCTTTGAGAAATCAATGAATGCTCAAAAAGGACAATATTGATATTGTGCTCACAACATCACTGTGATGCAATTTAAAAAAGTACTAGTACTTGTCCATAGACGAGTCATGacatgtaaaaatttaattaatatatctaTTGTACACTTGTTTTAattacaatgaaattttcatttaaaaataaaattcatagcCTTATTTATACCTTTAAGTCTCAAAACCTTTATATGAAGGATGATTTTCAGTTTGTCTACTTAAGGTTGCCATCTTGGCCGGCTACAACAAATCCTGCTATGTCGCTACATTTATGACTACTCTACTATACTATGTCTCTTGTCTGCCATTTTTGCAATGTTATGTTATCAAAATGTAGCTTAAGGAACAGTCCATTAAACTGTAATGCTATGTTAggcaatgaaaaagaaataacttGGGGAAGAAAACCTAAAAGCATGGTTGGCAGAATCCTTAAAACATTATCTCATTTCGAAGGATGATTGAACCTCTGGATATGAGTGTGGCAGAGGAAGCATCTACCATGTATATTCACAGGATTTCTACAGGAAgactaaaatatatacaaatgtTTGTACGGTGCCAGACTGGATTTCCTACCATGAAAGCATGTGGAAAAGGTGGAGAGTCTCTGACACCCAATATGCCAAATGCATGCCTCCCCTAATTCACCCCCAAATACAAACTTCGCTCAACTCCATCATGGCTCCTTGGGGTCCTACAAGTATCAGCATTCACATGTGTGGGCAAAGACAATGCCTTAGCTAGCCGCTTATATAGGGGTGCACTTTGCATTTCTTACGATCTATCTCATCATTGGTGCACTATTTTTGTTTATCATTTAAAGAAGCACCTCTTTGATTGCTGGGTTTACATGACCCCAAGGTTTAGTGCACTTTCCCACTAATCTAAAAGTAACCCAACACTCCAGACAAATCCAATCACCATTCACCATTTGTTATGCTTTTCGGATTGGCCCAAATGAAACACAGatgaatcaaatcaaacaaaagcAGCTCCTCATTCCTCATGGCTTTCAGCCTTTTGAAAGACATAGGAAGCATCCCAAGTCCCCCCTCATCAAAAGGGGTAGGCCTCAAGGTTGCAAGTCATTATATCTATTTAACTATACTTTgtcaaaacaaaaacatcaaaagGAAGAACAAAATACAAACAAATTGAAAGAAACGGGTAAGCAACAGTAGCATTCTTCAAAGCAACGCTTGAGAAAACGTCTAAACCGAACGATCTTCAATTGGCTTCTGGCATTCACTTGACAGATCTCTTCCCCGATGGATTCTTATCTTTTACTGTAGGCTTAAGCTATCCCTTTGTTTTTATCTAACTTAGTTATCGCAGGCTGAAAACTTTAGTTTGTTATTGGAAAATGAAATCCCCCAAAGGATCAACACCAAATCTTAATGAAATGGATGAAAACATTCATTACACCTATCTAACCAAATCTAATTGCAATaatcaatcttttctttttcatagaCTGTCAAAGTAATCCAATCAATAAACCCAAATCCTACCACCAAACTCTGAGTCATTCACAGCTGATAGAATTTCTTCGTCGGTGGGCTATTTCGATCGGACTCATTGAATGTAAGTTTCCTCTTAGTGCCAGCTCCATTACTGACAGCAGAAGAAGTCTCAATAGCATCAAGTGAGCTATAAGTTACTGAtgaataatttgaagaaataacAGACGATGGTGTCTTCGATTTTCTCATCTCTATTTCCTGCATCATATTATAGCTCCAAAATATATGTTCCTGCATCATCCAGTATAAAGATAGATAttagtatatacatatacatatgaatgctgttcttaattaaaaaaatgaatgctTACATTTTCTAGAGTTCCCCAAAATGAAATGAAGTCAACATTGAGATCaattgattttcttgttaatCGGCTATCATAAGCAGCTAACACTGCGGCCGCAGCAATAATCGAGGGTCGATGATCCACTAAACTGATTTCTGCATTACGGTAACGAAGGAGTCAACacataataaagataaaagttCATACATTTCAATAAAAACTGAAGTTCTGGATTACCTTTTATCATTGACATGATAAGTTGCATAATTTTGGAGACTAATCCTTTAGGCCTATATTCACCATAAAATTTATGGATGAAATAATCCAAATAAGCAAAGGGTGTGATTGAACTCATCTTCCATTCCAAGGTGGTAAGTACCAATAACTCCATTTTTTGGATCGTTTTATTCTCAAATTGGTAATCTTGTATAGGAAATTCTGAAAAAGCAGGGGCACTGCATTCCTCCATTTTTGCTGCTAATGATAAACATGTTACTGATAACAATCGAATAGCCCACAACTTCCCATCCTACACCAAACAGGCAATGTTACAAACACAGACAAGAAACTTCATTTAACTATTATTGTTTAtacaattgacaaaaaaaacttACATCAATGGATCTCTTTGATAGAAACCGATCAAAGTATATGACAGATAAATAAGCTGTATGGATTTGAAACCCGAAAATTGCTCTTGTCTGAaccaaacaatgaaaaataaaaatttgattaatcaaaatcatacaatgaaacaaagaaaacagAGATTAGGGAAGAGACACAAACATTGAACATCCATTGAATAGCATCTAAGCGAGCACATTCCAACCAACTTTTATGTTTCGAATCACTAAACGATGCACTGGTTTTGAATCCGATTTCAATCTCTCTTTGAACCAACAGCTCGATATACTCGTCTTCATTGTCCGAAACAAAACATGATTTGAAGTAAACACTTCGATCATCTTCTTTCTCTGTTTCGGAAAAACATGCATCTTCTTCAGTTTCCCGACACAAGAGACTGGAACAAGAAAACGAAGTGTCTAACTCTCCCAtttctctctcaactctctGTTCTGTATTACACATCAGCAGTGGAAAAATCTCAATCCCCAGcaacaaaaagaacaaaagcaaAACATGGGTTTGGTCGGTCGGTGTTTACCCACTGTAATACAACTACTATATATGTTAAGTTGTTAACAGTTGAATCCACGTTTGAGGAGATTaaggaaaatatacaaaaaatgaGAATATGGTAAGTTAAAAGTGAAGAAGGGAAGGAGGGTTACAACGAAAAGGAAAGTTGGTGATGAGATTTGCGGTTTTGAAGGCGCCAAAATTAGCGGATTAGATAAATAGAGAGGCCGCTATTCAGCATTTACTTGCAGACGCGCACTGTGCAAATTAGAATCAAGATTCAAGATTGcaggaaattaaaaaaagtaggGTAGACTCATTAACCTCTTCTATATTATAAAATCCTTCCATGTTTTGGGTGATTCTACTATATTTTGTGGGTGAAAATTTAGTTTATGGGGGAGATTGTAgtaaagttgtaaaattttgtatatatatattgtgggTTAATTAGTCAGGCcgaaaaaataacacaaaattaCTTTAAGTTcatattatatatcttttagtTAAATGTCACTCCACGTCCTCAAACTATGATTAGATGTTAAATTAATCACTGGATTTAAAGTATGAGAGAGTTCTATAACAACTTAAATCTTACATGGGAGCATATTTAAGCTCTACCTATTGCATAAACAACTTAAtctaatgtattaaaataaaatgaaataaatgacagATTTAAATTGCTATTTAATAtctagattttaaaattgatttaaaacccagttaaaatgttttttttaatttaaaatataagagaTAATTCTTACTTCTTTTTATGCAAGATAGTTCATAGTTGTAGTATTGgtaatgttttcatttttattattattttggattaaaCCTACCGAAGGTATTTATGTTGTTGATATTTAggataaattctaaaactatacattaattatagtttaatgtataattgtatacataaactttaattttgtgcaaatttatacatgaaattttaatttgatttaattcttgtaaattattaacacaattattgatataacatcattttatgtttatgtactgcatacataaataattatatttatctaatataaaaataaattgatgtatttatttctttaaatgcatatactttaatcaaaattaaaagttttaagtatacatttgaaccacaattagagtttcacgtatataattacaccaaatcaaaattcatatataattttaagatttatccctaatttttataatgataTAATAAGTTTAGTGTAATTTGATAACAccatccaatttttttttttgaaaataacaacatCGAAATTTATAGTTAATTAC
This genomic window contains:
- the LOC105804022 gene encoding cyclin-D5-1, giving the protein MCNTEQRVEREMGELDTSFSCSSLLCRETEEDACFSETEKEDDRSVYFKSCFVSDNEDEYIELLVQREIEIGFKTSASFSDSKHKSWLECARLDAIQWMFNTRAIFGFQIHTAYLSVIYFDRFLSKRSIDDGKLWAIRLLSVTCLSLAAKMEECSAPAFSEFPIQDYQFENKTIQKMELLVLTTLEWKMSSITPFAYLDYFIHKFYGEYRPKGLVSKIMQLIMSMIKEISLVDHRPSIIAAAAVLAAYDSRLTRKSIDLNVDFISFWGTLENEHIFWSYNMMQEIEMRKSKTPSSVISSNYSSVTYSSLDAIETSSAVSNGAGTKRKLTFNESDRNSPPTKKFYQL